In Candida dubliniensis CD36 chromosome 6, complete sequence, the following are encoded in one genomic region:
- a CDS encoding ubiquitin-binding protein, putative (Similar to S. cerevisiae VPS9;~In S. cerevisiae: a guanine nucleotide exchange factor involved in vesicle-mediated vacuolar protein transport; specifically stimulates the intrinsic guanine nucleotide exchange activity of Vps21p/Rab5: similar to mammalian ras inhibitors; binds ubiquitin), which produces MSFKNQLNFNISKSTPTTSTNNTNTTSNSNLTSNDNPQPVTVKPPPFISNILLKSNFDSSVSTNNSSKTPPKSSSPRLSATGVVPAVVTIDNGESVGNNVSTTSTNSSKTDLIGLFDKFDINKDDKEQAKTEHEEHQPFTEKHEDDEVSQEDKLEKMVSDDDGDDGESPKEKEAVSEKEGTSTKDITLSPSIKQTEQKNNGTTSFAALMTIQPYILPEEKEVAEKQEEAVNDNLIDLDDTETLSSKNHNLHDDLAKSESTNTNQVESSTPKGNLLDIAGSEKEQSAVEELSIKVGGSESKSTNDVLTQDVSITDPNKAHKHRFQVNDSSEQNKQSHKPFDFQTFLVQLRKKSADPIVRYIRSFLGSFIRQGHTFTSDQRIKIISDFKIFMNEKFTLYEPFASMDQIDLENSREGLEKLIMNRLHDLCFPAEVIKQHLSYIPESYTLDLQKDESFAVQLEKFSWINGNHLDIDINELANKIVKNDQSFLEYAITELNKINNYRAPRDKIICILNACKIIFSYLKLSKQETNADSFIPILILVIFKAKTDHLISNIHYIENFRGQEWLLHGETSYYLSSIQGAIEFIQNITAEDLTISQAEFDAHMEAWEAQGKQKLQQLKLVQPIPTIPTTPTDGSGEAHLKPDTPNTPNGLSPSKVLFSSAEMFTKSITNFLSPSPHLSESEPEEFQPPANPPPPQEQNDPSAQYQPLPPREEEINAEQMRKAYDTLIEIFPSLDTNILKDVIFINRGNIDVCIDACLQLVDG; this is translated from the coding sequence atgtCGTTCAAGAATCAACtaaattttaatatatCAAAGTCGACCCCCACGACATCAACcaacaataccaatacGACAAGCAACAGCAATTTGACATCTAATGACAATCCACAACCAGTTACGGTGAAGCCACCACCATTTATACTGAAcatattgttgaaaagCAACTTTGACAGTTCTGTATCGACCAACAATTCCAGCAAGACCCCGCCAAAGTCTTCGTCTCCAAGATTGTCAGCCACGGGAGTTGTTCCAGCAGTTGTTACTATTGATAATGGTGAATCAGTAGGTAATAATGTATCTACTACCTCTACAAACTCATCCAAAACAGATTTGATTGGTTTGTTTGATAAATTCGATATCAATAAAGATGATAAAGAACAGGCTAAAACAGAACATGAAGAACATCAACCTTTTACAGAAAAACATGAGGATGATGAAGTCTCCCAAGAAGATAAACTAGAAAAAATGGTACTGGATGATGACGGTGACGATGGAGAGTCGcccaaagaaaaagaagcaGTGTCAGAGAAAGAAGGAACGTCGACTAAGGATATCACTTTGTCTCCATCCATCAAACAGActgaacaaaaaaacaacgGAACTACCTCATTTGCTGCACTTATGACAATTCAGCCTTATATACTAcctgaagaaaaagaggtTGCTGAAAAGCAGGAAGAAGCagttaatgataatttgattgatttggatGACACGGAAACTCTCAGCAGTAAAAATCACAATTTGCATGATGATCTTGCAAAATCGGAGTCTACAAACACAAATCAAGTTGAAAGCAGCACACCAAAAGGTAACTTGCTTGATATCGCCGGGTCTGAAAAAGAACAGTCTGCAGTCGAAGAATTGAGCATAAAAGTAGGGGGTTCTGAGTCTAAAAGTACTAATGATGTACTTACTCAAGATGTATCGATAACCGATCCAAACAAAGCACACAAACACAGGTTTCAGGTTAATGATTCTTCAgaacaaaacaaacagTCGCATAAaccatttgattttcaaacATTTTTAGTTCAATTGCGCAAAAAATCTGCGGATCCAATAGTGAGATACATTCGATCATTTTTAGGTTCATTCATTAGACAGGGTCATACATTTACATCCGATCAAAGAATTAAGATTATTCTGGATTTCAAGATTTTTATGAATGAGAAGTTTACATTGTATGAACCATTTGCATCTATGGATCAAATTGACTTGGAAAATTCTCGTGAAGGATTAGAGAAGTTGATTATGAATCGTTTGCATGATTTGTGTTTTCCAGCAGAAGTTATTAAACAACACTTGTCTTACATCCCTGAATCTTATACACTAGATTTGCAAAAGGATGAATCTTTTGCTGTgcaattggaaaaattcTCTTGGATAAATGGGAACCACTTGGATATCGATATCAATGAGTTGGCAAATAAAATTGTGAAAAATGATCAATCATTTCTTGAGTATGCAATTACtgaattaaacaaaatcaacaattacaGAGCACCACGAGACAAAATCATATGTATTCTCAATGCATGCAAGATTATATTCAGCTATTTGAAGTTGAGTAAACAGGAAACAAATGCAGATTCATTTATCCCAATATTGATTCTAGTCATATTCAAAGCCAAAACTGACCACTTGATCAGTAACATCCATTATATTGAGAATTTCAGAGGACAAGAGTGGTTATTACATGGAGAAACAAGCTACTATCTTTCATCCATTCAAGGTGCAATTGAGTTTATACAAAATATTACCGCAGAAGATTTGACTATAAGTCAAGCTGAATTTGATGCACATATGGAAGCATGGGAGGCGCAAGGGAAACAAAAGctacaacaattgaaattagtACAACCAATCCCAACAATCccaacaacaccaacagATGGTAGTGGTGAAGCACACTTAAAACCAGATACGCCCAATACTCCGAATGGACTATCACCTTCGAAGGTATTATTTTCTAGTGCAGAAATGTTTACAAAATCTATTACAAACTTTTTGTCGCCACTGCCTCATTTATCGGAATCTGAACCAGAAGAATTCCAACCACCAGCTAATCCTCCACCACCTCAAGAGCAGAACGATCCTTCAGCTCAATATCAACCATTGCCTCCAagggaagaagaaattaatgCTGAACAGATGCGAAAAGCCTATGATacattaattgaaatatttccCTCGTTGGATACTAACATTTTGAAAGACGTGATATTTATCAACAGAGGGAATATAGATGTCTGTATTGATGCATGTTTGCAATTGGTCGATGGTTga
- a CDS encoding amidase, putative (Similar to S. cerevisiae AMD2) has product MTITHPVYKEIAAKKRSIRDKKFNPEWLIPQHELPADEVTDVLNWIKKTNHLTPKEILITESKAVDIVNNIKSQTWTSLEVALAFCHRASIAHQLTNCLTEIFFDEAIKRAKELDHYQLVSPGGGKLVGPLHGLPVSLKDNFNVKGHGTTLGMVNFCFNPQQVEYDSTLVEMLRQLGAILYVKTNVPVAMMMPETTNHVWGSTVNPMNRLLSCGGSSGGEAALIKLKGSPIGIGSDIGGSIRIPASFQNLYAIKPSFGRFPTFGTRSGLPGLESVNSVNGPICDNLDDLEFYCKTIIDAKPWLSDAKCVEIPWRQIEFGNISTDRVTINGNTALPQESPKLNIAILMDDGFVRPTPPIRRGMEMVTEALKKEGHHIIEWDPQDHVRLSEIIGQFFVSDGGHHVLEETTVVSEPFFPYMENYGTSKDIPVSQLWKLQRERTILIDKYLKRWNATADSTSNGNPIDAIIMPATPFAGNPLGKFPTYVGYTSPFNALDYTVGVFPVTRVDKTVDVVDEAPGNYNDIDVQVWKDYDPEESHGGAVALQLVARRFEEEKVIAMMKIISKLINYTD; this is encoded by the coding sequence atgaCAATAACACACCCGGTTTATAAAGAGATTGCAGCTAAGAAAAGATCTATTCGTGACAAGAAGTTTAACCCTGAATGGTTAATTCCACAACACGAACTACCAGCAGATGAAGTTACTGATGTTTTAAACTGGATTAAAAAGACGAATCATTTAACACCAAAGGAAATCCTTATAACCGAATCAAAAGCAGTTGACATAGtcaataatatcaaatcaCAAACCTGGACATCATTAGAAGTCGCATTAGCATTTTGTCACCGTGCTTCAATTGCTCATCAATTGACAAACTGTTTGACAgaaattttctttgatgaAGCGATTAAGAGAGCCAAAGAATTGGATCATTACCAATTGGTTTCACCAGGTGGAGGTAAACTTGTTGGACCATTGCATGGCTTACCTGTTTCCTTAAAAGACAATTTCAATGTTAAGGGCCATGGTACAACTTTAGGTATGGtgaatttttgttttaatcCACAACAAGTTGAGTATGATTCGACATTGGTGGAAATGCTACGCCAATTGGGTGCAATTTTATATGTAAAAACAAATGTTCCCGTGGCCATGATGATGCCTGAAACCACAAATCATGTTTGGGGCAGTACTGTCAACCCAATGAATCGATTATTAAGCTGTGGTGGTTCACTGGGTGGCGAAGCGGCATTAATTAAGTTGAAAGGCTCGCCAATTGGTATTGGACTGGATATTGGCGGATCCATTCGTATCCCGGCATCCTTCCAAAATTTGTATGCTATTAAACCCTCTTTTGGCAGATTTCCTACGTTTGGGACTCGTTCAGGTTTGCCAGGGTTGGAATCCGTCAACAGTGTAAATGGCCCAATTTGTGATAATCTTGATGATTTAGAGTTTTACTGCAAGACAATAATCGATGCTAAGCCGTGGTTGAGTGATGCTAAATGTGTCGAAATTCCTTGGCgacaaattgaatttggcAATATCCTGACTGATAGAGTAACAATTAATGGCAACACTGCTTTACCACAAGAATCtccaaaattgaatattgcCATATTAATGGACGATGGATTTGTCAGACCAACTCCTCCAATACGCCGTGGAATGGAAATGGTGACCGAAGcattaaagaaagaaggCCACCATATAATTGAATGGGATCCTCAGGATCATGTTCGGTTGTCAGAAATCATTGGGCAATTTTTCGTTAGTGATGGAGGCCATCACGTTTTGGAAGAAACTACTGTGGTCAGTGAACCATTTTTCCCTTATATGGAAAACTATGGAACTAGTAAAGACATTCCGGTGTCTCAACTATGGAAATTGCAACGTGAAAGAACAATTTTGATCGATAAATATCTTAAACGATGGAATGCCACTGCTGATTCTACTTCTAATGGGAATCCAATTGATGCTATTATTATGCCTGCTACCCCATTTGCTGGTAATCCATTAGGGAAATTTCCTACATATGTTGGCTACACTTCTCCATTTAATGCTCTTGATTATACAGTTGGTGTGTTCCCAGTGACCAGGGTTGATAAAACTGtagatgttgttgatgaagcTCCTGGGAATTacaatgatattgatgtcCAGGTCTGGAAAGACTATGATCCCGAAGAGAGTCATGGTGGTGCTGTTGCCTTACAATTGGTCGCAAGAAgatttgaagaagaaaaagtaaTAGCTATGATGAAGATCATTTCAAagttaattaattatacTGATTAA
- a CDS encoding cell wall integrity and stress response protein, putative (Similar to S. cerevisiae WSC2) — MLLIFLSLLLPVYADSWSKSGCYSSINVAESKGSYTFQSSGYCQQQCAGYRVAALKNGNECYCGDVDPTSQSNGCNMKCSGWPSDTCGGSSAYMVYINADADSQAESSSTSTTSTSSTSSSSSSTTTSSTSTSSSTSTSSSSSSTSSTSTEEPSTTTIQATTTEESTAQPETTEQPETTTSSSSSRTTTQPRTTTVISTSVQNGTPSVVYKTIVATPSSNPSTSSSSSSSSTTTPPSTSTSSSPSETGNNDKGKNQSKSSVSGGTIAGAVVGSVAGTALIAGLVFLFCWHRRKKQDEYDEDVDDQFTLSGPKQEMEHHPYSTIGGGAGGGGGGAPMMDPNPFLIAGGYNNFDTSQQQTPRQQITSNGTVGGSGGYGHNYKISSSGTSGDGNHSFGSQTDTEFAFYDYNNSNNNNAITNPNNNNNNNANNGLLNTDSPNPEFGRRKLSNGSLPDMIARNPGSLKVVNN, encoded by the coding sequence ATGTTGTTAATATTTTTGTCATTACTACTACCAGTATATGCCGATAGTTGGAGTAAGCTGGGATGTTATTCTTCCATTAATGTTGCCGAATCAAAAGGTAGTTATACATTCCAAAGTTCTGGATACTGTCAACAACAGTGTGCAGGGTATAGAGTGGCAGCATTGAAGAATGGTAACGAATGTTATTGTGGTGATGTTGATCCAACGTCACAAAGTAATGGATGTAATATGAAATGTTCAGGTTGGCCCCTGGATACTTGTGGTGGAAGCTCTGCATATATGGTGTACATTAATGCCGATGCCGATTCCCAAGCAGAATCAAGctcaacatcaacaacgTCTACAAgttcaacatcatcatcatcatcatcaacaacaacatcatcgACCTCTACGTCATCATCGACCTCCACGTCATCATCAAGTTCATCTACatcttcaacatcaacGGAGGAACCATCTACTACCACCATTcaagcaacaacaactgaaGAGAGTACAGCTCAGCCAGAGACCACTGAGCAACcagaaacaacaacttcatCTTCGTCATCACGTACAACCACTCAACCTCGAACTACAACAGTAATTTCCACATCAGTACAGAATGGTACCCCTAGTGTTGTTTACAAAACAATAGTAGCTACTCCAAGTTCTAATCCATCTACATCATCGTCGTCAAGTTCCAGTTCCACTACAACGCCACCATCTACATCTACATCTTCATCTCCATCAGAGACTGGCAATAACGATAAAGGTAAAAaccaatcaaaatcatcagTTTCAGGAGGCACTATAGCAGGAGCTGTAGTTGGGTCAGTCGCTGGAACAGCATTAATTGCAGGATTAGTATTTTTGTTCTGTTGGCATAGAAGAAAGAAGCAGGATGAATACGATGAAGATGTGGATGATCAATTCACACTTTCTGGGCCAAAGCAAGAAATGGAACATCATCCATATTCAACCATAGGTGGTGGTGCTGGCGGTGGCGGTGGAGGAGCACCAATGATGGATCCTAATCCATTTTTAATTGCTGGTggttataataattttgatacatctcaacaacaaacccCAAGACAACAAATTACATCAAATGGAACTGTCGGTGGATCAGGTGGTTACGGTCacaattacaaaataaGCTCTAGTGGAACCAGTGGTGATGGTAATCACTCATTTGGATCACAAACAGATACTGAATTTGCATTTTATGATTATAATAACtccaacaataataatgccATCACCAACCctaacaataacaacaacaataatgcCAATAATGGACTTTTGAATACCGATTCACCGAATCCAGAATTTGGTAGACGAAAATTGAGTAATGGATCATTACCAGATATGATTGCTCGAAATCCCGGATCTTTAAAAGTGGTCAATAATTAA
- a CDS encoding pantothenate transporter, putative (Similar to S. cerevisiae FEN2;~In S. cerevisiae: plasma membrane H+-pantothenate symporter; confers sensitivity to the antifungal agent fenpropimorph), which translates to MDKVLQPLRTLRRIVWGQPPENPVERSYLFKLDAFVLSYVCLLYWANYLDRANLANAYVSGMQEDLQMKGNELNIINTCFYVGYIVAMIPHNLILLKIRPRYWISICGFCWAVLTLSMYKVHSFKQLCVIRFFEAMFESVTFAGTHLILGTYYDEELLPMRTAVFTSSGLLGSLFSGVLQAAIYRNMEDYNGIRGWRWLFVIDFIITVPIVIFGFFCFPDEPQLSKPFYMTNEEHQLALEKKLRSKEKANNDWNLMSICNRVFTNWHWYLFSFLWVLGGENESFVTNSLMALWLKYYNYSVEQRNHYPMGQYAVGVVATIISALYIHAFGKGRHHWHMGIIIGIFTTVAAAVFAAKPDNTGAVFVSQYLSAVSFAGQTVFFSWANVVCINDLQERAIVLASMNMFSNAVNAWWSILFYGADTAPEFKKGCWALLATAIASIGVVVVIQVLQAKDKHQSRNGGGLVAVVMEGESDEVESGSPIKV; encoded by the coding sequence ATGGACAAGGTATTGCAACCATTAAGGACATTACGTCGAATAGTGTGGGGTCAACCCCCAGAGAACCCAGTTGAAAGAAGCTACTTATTCAAACTTGATGCCTTCGTACTCAGTTATGTTTGCTTATTGTATTGGGCAAATTATCTTGATCGAGCAAATTTAGCCAATGCCTATGTTTCTGGGATGCAAGAGGATTTACAAATGAAAGGcaatgaattaaatatcATTAACACTTGTTTTTATGTAGGTTACATTGTTGCTATGATACCTCATAATTTAATCTTACTCAAAATCAGACCAAGATATtggatttcaatttgtggGTTTTGTTGGGCGGTATTGACATTATCAATGTACAAAGTTCACTCATTTAAACAACTTTGTGTGATTAGATTTTTTGAAGCTATGTTTGAATCGGTGACTTTTGCTGGCACTCATTTGATATTAGGTACATATTACGACGAGGAATTACTACCCATGCGTACTGCTGTGTTTACGAGCTCTGGATTACTTGGGTCGTTGTTTTCTGGAGTGCTTCAAGCAGCAATTTATAGAAATATGGAAGATTATAATGGAATCCGTGGTTGGAGGTGGCTATTCGTCATAGACTTTATAATTACCGTCCCCATTGTCATTTTTGGGTTTTTCTGTTTTCCAGATGAGCCACAACTTTCTAAACCATTTTATATGACGAATGAAGAGCATCAATTAGCgcttgaaaaaaaattaaggTCCAAAGAGAAGGCCAATAATGACTGGAATTTGATGTCTATTTGTAATCGGGTTTTCACAAACTGGCATTGGTATTTATTTTCCTTCCTTTGGGTGTTGGGCGGTGAGAATGAATCATTTGTGACAAATTCGCTTATGGCATTGTGGTTAAAGTACTACAATTACAGTGTCGAGCAAAGGAACCATTATCCAATGGGGCAGTATGCTGTAGGTGTAGTGGCTACCATCATTCTGGCATTATACATCCATGCCTTTGGTAAAGGGAGACATCATTGGCACATGGGTATAATAATTGGTATATTTACAACTGTTGCAGCGGCCGTGTTTGCTGCCAAGCCTGATAATACAGGTGCTGTTTTTGTATCCCAATACTTGAGTGCCGTTTCGTTTGCTGGTCAAACCGTTTTTTTCAGTTGGGCTAATGTTGTAtgtattaatgatttacaaGAACGAGCAATTGTTTTAGCATCAATGAATATGTTTAGTAATGCAGTTAATGCTTGGTGgtcaattttattttatggTGCTGATACAGCTCCCGAGTTCAAAAAAGGTTGCTGGGCATTGCTAGCAACAGCAATTGCCAgtattggtgttgttgtggtaATACAAGTGTTACAAGCCAAGGATAAGCACCAATCACGTAATGGCGGTGGTTTAGTGGCAGTGGTCATGGAGGGTGAGTCAGACGAAGTTGAACTGGGTAGTCCTATCAAAGTATAA
- the CDC37 gene encoding Hsp90 co-chaperone, putative (In S. cerevisiae: essential Hsp90p co-chaperone; necessary for passage through the START phase of the cell cycle; stabilizes protein kinase nascent chains and participates along with Hsp90p in their folding;~In C. albicans: interacts with the Crk1 kinase and is required for Crk1 production), producing MPIDYSKWDKIEISDDSDVEVHPNVDKQSFIRWKQRDIHEKRMQRNIEIKSILIQLTMYAKLNERVDYLLEKLTSTELLDNTKVMSVLNSEFDPQEKFDYDKLIKDKGSTLRKGLKDLKFDREEIENTPCYNEMIEDLFVQIKDDHPETKTDGDKLIEHLREHRKKIDDVLSKQTIKLDDLLYQKAQLIVSDDLHTGFDRSFLNKDKPEEEVKQDTPKASQTKKTTVTTTETINSPKPIEDKSDKEILDELELLPATKEFAKIPSDNLSEAAEFLIKHPSICTEQQKDALIMTAFDLQLENKSDEAKHIIHQSLLLQYVGQLSGNGKAAPANVINTIKLFFSKIAAESSPAKHAFLEDVNQTFTHIKGRCEIIKEEQRQNASNNEETGEEEALIQLKALDDNTELSVNIPKEGTKEYEIFTTKLPIEFQNAIKTESIDEVNKEFAKLKIEDAEKILEIFNECGVIGISGYIEDEKEFEELKKEYAHEAVNQEEQQSAPVEDTVD from the coding sequence ATGCCAATAGATTACTCCAAGTGGGACAAGATAGAAATTTCTGACGATTCCGATGTCGAAGTTCATCCAAATGTTGATAAGCAATCGTTTATCAGATGGAAGCAACGTGATATTCatgaaaaaagaatgcAAAGAAACATCGAAATCAAAAGTATCTTGATCCAATTGACCATGTATGCCAAACTTAACGAAAGGGTCGACTATTTGTTAGAAAAGTTGACTTCCACTGAGTTATTGGATAATACAAAAGTTATGTCGGTATTGAATTCGGAATTTGATCCtcaagaaaaatttgattatgataaattgatcaaaGACAAGGGTCTGACGTTAAGAAAAGGGTTGAAAGACTTGAAATTCGATagagaagaaattgaaaacactCCTTGTTATAATGAAATGATTGAAGATTTGTTTGTTCAAATAAAGGATGATCATCCAGAGACAAAAACGGATGGCgacaaattgattgaacaTTTAAGGGAACATAGAAAGAAGATCGACGATGTTTTATCCAAGCAGACTATAAAATTGGACGATTTATTGTATCAAAAAGCCCAATTGATAGTAAGTGACGACTTGCACACTGGCTTTGATAGATCCtttttaaataaagataaaccagaagaagaagtaaaGCAGGATACCCCTAAAGCTTCGCAAACCAAAAAGACAACTGTGACCACGACTGAAACTATTAATCTGCCAAAACCGATCGAGGATAAATCTGATAAGGAAATTTTGGATGAATTGGAACTCTTACCTGCCACTAAGGAATTTGCCAAAATACCCAGTGACAATCTTTCAGAAGCTGCTGAATTCTTGATTAAGCATCCTTCAATATGTACTGAGCAACAAAAAGATGCTTTGATAATGACAGCATTTGACCttcaattggaaaataaaTCTGATGAAGCTAAACATATTATTCAccaatcattattattgcaATACGTTGGTCAATTGTCAGGAAATGGTAAAGCGGCTCCAGCTAATGTAATCAACACTATCAAgttattcttttcaaaaattgcTGCCGAATCATCACCAGCAAAACATGCATTTTTGGAGGATGTAAACCAAACATTTACCCATATTAAAGGTAGATGTGAGATCATCAAAGAAGAGCAAAGACAAAATgcatcaaataatgaagaaacaggcgaagaagaagcattgattcaattaaaagCATTAGATGACAATACAGAACTTCTGGTCAATATTCCTAAAGAAGGCACCAAAGAATACGAAATTTTTACCACTAAATTACCGATAGAGTTCCAGAATGCAATTAAGACAGAATCGATTGATGAGGTTAACAAGGAATTTGCCAAGttgaaaattgaagatgctgaaaaaattttggaaatttttaatgaatGTGGTGTCATTGGTATTAGCGGTTATATAGAAGATGAAAAggaatttgaagaattgaaaaaagaatatgCACATGAAGCTGTTAACCAAGAAGAACAGCAGTCGGCTCCAGTTGAAGATACAGTGGATTAA
- a CDS encoding transport vesicle protein, putative (Similar to S. cerevisiae TVP38;~In S. cerevisiae: integral membrane protein localized to late Golgi vesicles along with the v-SNARE Tlg2p) produces MPQLPTSDDHEYRYNYNQDSSFSTLRNVLASKLAAVTDIIQQARTWYLEQSIIKQILLGGALVVIGVISILMVIFHIYIIRFLIYLSDEWHNLKYGSLIIFVLIFMVGFPPLVGFSALSFLTGMIYGCPQGWPLIASASVLGSTCSFIVYRYVLHNQAVKLMNHNETFRAFAEILGEGNSLFLLILIRLCPLPYSLSNGALAAIPELPLLTYFLATLITSPKILIHLFVGSKLKQIGDDKSSGGTKIVDIISIVLTGTAATLAAYLIYAKMQQKLASYHSRGIAADDVMVFGNFEDDLELGSNEIELNSADFDADNFIIDDNEDDPRQQGNGNNTNKDNGVRTSEEML; encoded by the coding sequence ATGCCACAACTCCCGACATCTGACGATCATGAGTATCGGTACAATTATAATCAGGATTCATCCTTTTCTACCTTAAGAAATGTTCTAGCTTCAAAACTCGCCGCAGTAACAGACATTATTCAACAAGCTCGAACGTGGTACTTGGAACAATCAATCATTAAACAAATACTATTGGGTGGAGCTCTTGTTGTGATTGGTGTCATATCCATTTTGATGGTCATTTtccatatatatataatcaGATTCCTCATATATTTGTCTGACGAATGgcataatttgaaatatggATCGTTGATAATATTTGTCTTGATATTTATGGTTGGGTTCCCTCCATTGGTTGGATTTTCCGCATTGTCGTTTTTAACAGGGATGATATATGGGTGCCCACAAGGCTGGCCATTGATAGCAAGTGCTTCCGTTTTGGGTTCAACTTGTTCATTCATAGTATACCGTTATGTTCTCCATAATCAAGCTGtcaaattgatgaatcacAATGAAACATTCAGAGCATTTGCAGAAATTCTAGGAGAAGGcaattcattatttctcttgattttgattaGATTGTGCCCTTTACCTTACTCGTTATCAAATGGTGCATTGGCCGCTATTCCAGAATTACCCTTACTCACCTATTTTTTGGCTACATTGATTACATCGCCAAAAATCTTGATCCATTTGTTTGTTGGCagtaaattgaaacaaattggTGACGACAAATCCAGCGGAGGCAcgaaaattgttgatatcaTAAGTATTGTCCTCACTGGAACTGCTGCAACTTTAGCTGCGTATTTGATATACGCCAAAATGCAACAAAAGTTGGCAAGCTATCATTCTAGAGGTATAGCCGCTGATGACGTTATGgtatttggaaattttgaagatgatttgGAATTGGGGagtaatgaaattgaattaaattcGGCAGATTTTGACGCTGAtaattttatcattgaTGACAATGAAGATGATCCAAGACAACAAGGAAATGGCaataataccaataaaGATAATGGTGTACGAACATCTGAAGAAATGCTTTAG
- a CDS encoding ethanolamine utilization protein, putative: MPLLYKPAAEGKDVKPAQIPSPGNNSFLEDTFTSDAPKDKQISCGFYRQEKGEPLVYTYDYDEMKIIVEVSGEFTLTDETGKKVNAKPGDVFYFSKGTTITFESTDYALAFFTGLRPNGAA, from the coding sequence ATGCCATTATTATACAAACCAGCTGCTGAAGGTAAAGACGTCAAACCAGCTCAAATTCCATCTCCAGGCAACAACTCCTTTTTGGAAGATACTTTTACCAGTGATGCTCCAAAAGATAAACAAATCTCATGTGGTTTCTACAGACAAGAAAAAGGTGAGCCATTAGTTTACACTTACGATTACgatgaaatgaaaattattgttgaagTATCAGGCGAATTCACCCTTACTGATGAAACTGGAAAAAAAGTTAATGCTAAACCGGGTGACGTATTTTACTTTAGTAAAGGTACAACTATCACTTTTGAATCTACTGATTACGCTTTAGCATTTTTCACTGGTTTGAGACCAAATGGTGCTGCATAG